The genomic interval CCTGTTCCGGTGGGAAGACGGCTTCGAGGCGTGACCGCTGGGAGTCCCGAATTTGGGTGACAGGGGGGTCACAGGCTGGCCGCAACTGGGTAACATCTCGGAAAATTTACTATATGGTCGCCTGCCCCTGTTTGCCTGCATGGCACACGACTCCCATGACGACGGCGACGACCAGTCCAGTGACTCCTCGACCAGCCGACGCGGCTTCCTCGCGGGTGCGGCCGGCGTGGCGGCGGCCGTCGGGGCACCAGCGGTCCTCGATACGGCGTCGGCCCAGCAGAGCGGCCGGTCCGACATCGAGATCCTCAACTACGCCCTGACGCTGGAACACCTCGAAAACGAGTTCTACAAGGAGTACCTCTCGGAGTTCAGCGAGCGGGACTTCCAGCGGTCGGAGCTGCTGGAGGACTTCGGCTTTGGCACCCGCTTCACCGCCAGAGACTACATCCGAGACACGCAGGAACACGAGCAGGCCCACGTCGACTTCCTGACGACGGCCATCTCGGACAACGGCGGGACGCCGGTCGGCCCCGCCCAGGAGTACGACTTCGCGGCGCCACTGGGCAAAGACGACATCGAGACGGTCGAGGAGTTCACCGCCGTCGCACAGGTACTGGAGTCGACCGGTGTCGACGCCTACGCCGGCGCTGCCCCCGAGATCAGCAACGCGGCCTTCATCCCGCCAGCCCTGGAGATCCACAGCGTCGAGGCCAACCACGCGGCCTTCTACCGCCACCTCAACGGCGAGAACCCGGCGCCGACGGCGTTCAACGGGGCAAAGAGCATCAGCACGGTGCTGGGTATCGTCGATCCCATCATCGTCCAGCAGTAGATGCGCTCCCCACGCACTGTCACGGCGACGGTCGCGGCGGCCGTCCTCGTGGCGACGGCGCTGCTGTCCGGGACCGGCGCGGCGGTCGCGGTCACCGGATCGGACGCGGCTGCCAGCCCGCAGTCCCACGCGGTCCCGGGGCCGCCCGACGAGTTCCGGGCCTGTACCAACGGCTCCTCGGACTCGGTGCTGGCCTGTGGGTACACGCCCGGCCCGACGAACGTCGAGTTCCGGTCACAGACGACCGACGGCGAGTCGGTGACGGTCCGGGCCGTCTCGCTCGCCGACGGCGGGTTCGTGGCGATCCACCGCTACGCGTTCGTCAACGGGCAGTTCCGCGAGAGCCTCGTCGGCGCCTCGGACGAACTCGACGCCGGTCTCCACCAGAACGTCACGGTCGAACTGGACCGCCCGGTCGCCGAGTCGACCGTGCTGTACGCGGTCGCCTACGAGGACGAGGACGGCAACGGACAGCTCGACTTCGCGTCCCCGACCGGCGTCGATCGCCCGTACACGAACAGCTACCACCCTCGGACCGGCCACATCCCCGACGAGTCCGGCGATGTCATCGGCGAGGGCGCGGAGATCACCGTCGCCCGCTGACTCAGATCTGGAGGAACTGGGTCACCAGCCACTTCGTGAACGTCCCCGTGATGGCGCCGATCCAGGTGAGGATGACGAAGTGCATGTAGGTGTTTGCCTTGTGGCCCCCGTCGACGGTCCTGATCATCAGGCTGGACAGCATCGCCGAGAACATGATGATGATGACCAGCAGGAACTCGATCAGCGGGATGTTGTAGACGCCGGTGTTGATCAGGGAGTTCACGTCCAGCCGGCTCCCGGCGTTGAGATCGAGCGACATCTGTGCGAGGATGTTGACGACCTGGAGACCGATGAAGAAGGCAAAGGTCGAGGCGGCCGTGATCCCGTACAGCAGGCCGATAAGCGTCGTCGCCGCCTGCTTTCGCTTCTGGCGGAGTTGGAGCACCTCGTTCATGTTCTCGGCGATGAGTTCGCCCAGTTGCTTGGGCGAGCCACCCATCTCCCGGCCGATGAGGTACATCTCCGAGAACGTCTGGATGAGATACGACCGGCAGTCGGCGGTGAAGTACCGCCAGGCCGCGGTCGGCTCGATCCGCATGTTCAGGCGTTTGTACAGGTCGTTGATGTTCGGGGTCAGCGGGCCGAAGTCCTTCTTCCGCAGCGTCCGCAACACCTGCCCGGTCGTCGACTGCTTGGCCCCCTCGGTCGCCCCTAGCGCCCGGATGAAACTGGGGAACTCCTGGTCGCGGGCCTTGATCTTCTGTTCTTCCTGCCGGAAGACGATCCCGGGGATGATCATCGGCGTGACCGGGACCGCGGCGTAGAACGGCAGGGGTACGCCGTCGAACATGAAGAGCAACTCGTCCAGTCCGACCGGCGAGAGCCCGGTCATCCCGCCCAGCGAGAGACAGAGCAACAGCACGGAGAGACCGACGCCGACGTACATCGACCGGTCGAGTTTCTGTTTGATCGGCGATGGGTACTCGACGGGGTGGAACCACAGCGGGTCGTAGGGCGCCATCGACCGGATGGCGAGGAAGAACCCGGACTGGACGAACACGAACATCACGATGACGGCGCTGACGGTCATCGTCGGGTTCGTCCCGGTCAGCACCGGCAGGACGACCGCGAACACCAGCGCGAACGTCATCGAGAGGATCATCGACAGGTAGAGGTCTTTCATCACCTCCAGGCTGTCCAGCGAACTCCGGTAGACGGTCGTGTAGTGCTGGATGATCTGCTCCTGCTCGGAGAGGAGGTAGTCTTCGAGTGACTGGCCGGCGCCGAGCGTGTAGGCGAGTCTGTCCAGGAAGTCCGAGACGGCGTCGCTTGGCACTTCCTTCGCCCGGCGCCGACAGGCGTCGTCGAGGCTCTGGTTCCAGGTGTCGACGAGCTGGACGATGCGGTGCATCTCCATGGCGAGTTCGCCGTACTCGTCTTCCTCCGCCAGCGTGCGGAACACTTCCATCCGGTCGATCTTGGTCGTCGCCAGCACCGTCATGTGGGTGACCATCAGGTGAAACCGGTTGTTGAGCTCACTCTTGCGCTGGGACAGCAGGATCTTCGGGTAGAATACCGCCGACACGAGCACCAGAAAGCCAAGCAACGGGATCGGTGCCCGGATGGCGACCGCGAGCGGCAGCAACAGCCCCGCGCCGACCGTGATGAGGAAGAAGACCACCGACGGCGCCAGGATGTAGGTGAGATACCGCTCCAGGGGAATCTCCATCTGGCGGTACGACTCCGCCAGTCCCTGGACGAACTCCGTGATCGTGAGGTCCAGCCCCTCGGCTTCGCTCTGGGCCATGTCAGTCGGGTCGGGTCATGCTGAAGGGGATCCCCTCGATGCCGTCGCGCTGGAAGTCGCTGATGAAGTCGTTGACCTCGTGGTAGCCGGTGATCCCCTCCTGGATCGCGCGCCGGATGATGTTCGCCCGGAACTCCAGGTCGTCGTAGATGTCACGCGTGTCCTCGTAACCGAGCAGCGTCGCGATCTGCTCTTCGAGGACGTAGGAGTTGTTCATCCCCTGGAAGACGATCTCGTCCTCGACGGGGTCCCAGTTGAACACCTGCCGGGTGACGACCCCGTCCATCTCCTTGGAGTAGCCCTCGATCTCCTGGACGCTCGTGACCCGGCGCAGGACCTGATCGCCCTGTTTGACCCGGTTCTGGAACAGCGCCACGTCGGCCACGTCCATGAACGTCTCGGGGACGTTGATCGGTTCGCCGGTGAAACGCTGGATCATCGAGACGATGTCGCTCGCGTGGAAGGTCAGCATGACCGGGTGACCGGTCTGGGCGGCCTGGAAGGCCATCCGCCCCTCCTCGCCACGAACCTCGCCCACGATGATGTAGTCCGGACGCGACCGGAGGGCCGCGGCGACCAGGTCGAACATGTCGATGCTCGTGCCCTCGTCCTCGCCCTCGCGAGTCAACAACTGCTGCCAGGTGTTGTGTGGCGGGAGCACCTCGGCGGTGTCCTCCGCGGTGTAGATCTTCGCGTCGTCGGGGATGAAGGAGGTGATGGCGTTCAGCGTCGTCGTCTTCCCCGAGGCCGTCTCCCCGACCACGAAGACCGTCTGCTCGTTCTCCAGACAGAGCCAGAGGTACGCCGCCAGTTCCGGCGAGAGGGTCATCCACTTCGTGATCTGGAAGATCGACAGCGGCACCTCGTCGCCCTGGCGGATGGTCAGCGAGG from Haloarcula pelagica carries:
- a CDS encoding type II/IV secretion system ATPase subunit; this translates as MTDHGRAKPSDELRQMAARRPHLRDHLKKFKQITGEFPMLIDEADGDYESDRPNVLYPVGGPIFCHIYGDVGQDMKYYAIEPELDEDEQVVFGKVRNRLLEKSVNKPAPESEAQYDDRIEELLQETTTVKNEDGNDGVLTRLSNLTSVGSVEVTQSTYENILYRLNRDIVGLGPLEPVMRDPANEDIHVIGRSECHVDHGVYGMLETTVEWESEEAFDQWLRNMGERMGDPVSDSDPIVDSTLPDGSRLNLIYSDDVSLKGPSLTIRQGDEVPLSIFQITKWMTLSPELAAYLWLCLENEQTVFVVGETASGKTTTLNAITSFIPDDAKIYTAEDTAEVLPPHNTWQQLLTREGEDEGTSIDMFDLVAAALRSRPDYIIVGEVRGEEGRMAFQAAQTGHPVMLTFHASDIVSMIQRFTGEPINVPETFMDVADVALFQNRVKQGDQVLRRVTSVQEIEGYSKEMDGVVTRQVFNWDPVEDEIVFQGMNNSYVLEEQIATLLGYEDTRDIYDDLEFRANIIRRAIQEGITGYHEVNDFISDFQRDGIEGIPFSMTRPD
- the flaJ gene encoding archaellar assembly protein FlaJ — protein: MAQSEAEGLDLTITEFVQGLAESYRQMEIPLERYLTYILAPSVVFFLITVGAGLLLPLAVAIRAPIPLLGFLVLVSAVFYPKILLSQRKSELNNRFHLMVTHMTVLATTKIDRMEVFRTLAEEDEYGELAMEMHRIVQLVDTWNQSLDDACRRRAKEVPSDAVSDFLDRLAYTLGAGQSLEDYLLSEQEQIIQHYTTVYRSSLDSLEVMKDLYLSMILSMTFALVFAVVLPVLTGTNPTMTVSAVIVMFVFVQSGFFLAIRSMAPYDPLWFHPVEYPSPIKQKLDRSMYVGVGLSVLLLCLSLGGMTGLSPVGLDELLFMFDGVPLPFYAAVPVTPMIIPGIVFRQEEQKIKARDQEFPSFIRALGATEGAKQSTTGQVLRTLRKKDFGPLTPNINDLYKRLNMRIEPTAAWRYFTADCRSYLIQTFSEMYLIGREMGGSPKQLGELIAENMNEVLQLRQKRKQAATTLIGLLYGITAASTFAFFIGLQVVNILAQMSLDLNAGSRLDVNSLINTGVYNIPLIEFLLVIIIMFSAMLSSLMIRTVDGGHKANTYMHFVILTWIGAITGTFTKWLVTQFLQI
- a CDS encoding ferritin-like domain-containing protein, which gives rise to MAHDSHDDGDDQSSDSSTSRRGFLAGAAGVAAAVGAPAVLDTASAQQSGRSDIEILNYALTLEHLENEFYKEYLSEFSERDFQRSELLEDFGFGTRFTARDYIRDTQEHEQAHVDFLTTAISDNGGTPVGPAQEYDFAAPLGKDDIETVEEFTAVAQVLESTGVDAYAGAAPEISNAAFIPPALEIHSVEANHAAFYRHLNGENPAPTAFNGAKSISTVLGIVDPIIVQQ
- a CDS encoding DUF7282 domain-containing protein, which translates into the protein MRSPRTVTATVAAAVLVATALLSGTGAAVAVTGSDAAASPQSHAVPGPPDEFRACTNGSSDSVLACGYTPGPTNVEFRSQTTDGESVTVRAVSLADGGFVAIHRYAFVNGQFRESLVGASDELDAGLHQNVTVELDRPVAESTVLYAVAYEDEDGNGQLDFASPTGVDRPYTNSYHPRTGHIPDESGDVIGEGAEITVAR